The proteins below are encoded in one region of Microbacterium pygmaeum:
- a CDS encoding carbohydrate ABC transporter permease: protein MFRYTKLTAVREILIWVITLLGLLPFYILIVTSLKTDQETLTTSAVAPPSSLDFSAFVEVLTTTGRNSIPMSILNSVIITGGAILGLVVLGSAAAYVIARRTRRWTTITFYLVLIAIILPAQLGTVPLYIGARSLGLTGNAIGMILLWIGILLPLSVFLYASFFRGLSTEYEEAAVIDGATPTQAFFRVVLPLMAPATGTVAILAGLIVWNDFFNSLIFLGGSTTQTLPVAMYTYVGGLVSAWNKIFAVVIISMVPILAFYMFAQKQFIQGFAGGLKG, encoded by the coding sequence ATGTTCCGCTACACGAAGCTCACCGCGGTCCGCGAAATCCTCATCTGGGTCATCACCCTGCTCGGCCTGCTGCCGTTCTACATCCTCATCGTCACCTCGTTGAAGACCGACCAGGAGACGCTGACCACCAGTGCCGTCGCGCCCCCGAGCTCGCTCGACTTCAGTGCGTTCGTCGAGGTCCTGACGACGACGGGGCGCAACAGCATCCCGATGAGCATCCTCAACAGCGTGATCATCACCGGCGGTGCGATCCTCGGCCTCGTTGTCCTGGGGTCTGCTGCCGCGTATGTCATCGCCCGCCGCACCCGGCGCTGGACCACGATCACCTTCTACCTCGTGCTGATCGCGATCATCCTCCCGGCGCAGCTGGGCACCGTTCCGCTGTACATCGGAGCGCGCAGCCTCGGCCTGACCGGGAACGCCATCGGCATGATCCTGTTGTGGATCGGGATCCTGCTGCCGCTGTCGGTCTTCCTCTACGCGAGCTTCTTCCGGGGGCTGTCGACCGAGTACGAAGAGGCCGCCGTGATCGACGGCGCCACCCCCACCCAGGCGTTCTTCCGCGTGGTGCTCCCGCTCATGGCACCGGCCACCGGCACCGTCGCGATCCTGGCGGGGTTGATCGTCTGGAACGACTTCTTCAACTCGCTGATCTTCCTCGGCGGGTCGACGACCCAGACGCTGCCGGTCGCGATGTACACCTACGTCGGCGGACTCGTGTCGGCCTGGAACAAGATCTTCGCCGTCGTGATCATCTCGATGGTCCCGATCCTGGCGTTCTACATGTTCGCGCAGAAGCAGTTCATCCAGGGGTTCGCCGGTGGACTCAAGGGCTGA
- a CDS encoding LysR family transcriptional regulator, with amino-acid sequence MKDHIAVADQPLLSRLDLNLLVALDALLTERSVTRAAERLHLSQPALSASLARLRNHFNDPILARRGNAYELTPLALRLSEHTTIALDAARRVFESQAIWTPHDSTREFAIYGSDYGFATIGAAVSRAAARTAPGVRFRFMLHNTPIVDDAANSLRSVDAMVIPHGYLTDIPYEDLWRDRWVIVADEDNELVADGLTMELLAQSSWVFTYRSRSAFTSAGRQLQMLGLEPIVDVVVESFLALGHFITGTSRLGLVQAALAPEVARIGGLRILEPPFDATPTANALWWHPVHDRDPEHAWMRSIFIEAAREVQSAVAAGDRFVEPIDAAQAPLSP; translated from the coding sequence ATGAAGGATCACATCGCCGTGGCCGATCAACCGCTTCTGTCCCGCCTCGACCTGAATTTGCTGGTCGCGCTGGATGCCCTGCTCACCGAGCGGAGCGTCACGCGTGCCGCCGAGCGTCTGCACCTGAGCCAGCCCGCGCTGAGCGCGTCGCTGGCGAGGCTTCGCAACCACTTCAACGACCCGATCCTTGCCCGGCGCGGCAATGCATACGAGCTGACGCCGCTGGCGCTGCGGCTCTCGGAGCACACCACCATCGCATTGGACGCCGCGCGCAGAGTGTTCGAGAGTCAGGCGATCTGGACGCCGCACGACTCCACGCGCGAGTTCGCGATCTACGGCTCGGACTACGGCTTCGCCACCATCGGCGCCGCGGTATCGCGGGCCGCGGCGCGCACCGCCCCGGGCGTGCGCTTCCGCTTCATGCTGCACAACACGCCCATCGTGGACGACGCGGCCAACAGCCTGCGGTCCGTGGATGCCATGGTCATCCCGCACGGCTATCTCACCGACATCCCGTATGAGGATCTGTGGCGGGATCGCTGGGTCATCGTGGCCGACGAGGACAACGAGCTCGTCGCCGACGGGCTCACCATGGAACTCCTCGCGCAGAGCTCGTGGGTGTTCACCTACCGGTCGCGCTCGGCGTTCACCTCGGCGGGGCGACAATTGCAGATGCTCGGGCTTGAGCCGATCGTCGACGTGGTCGTGGAGAGCTTCCTCGCGCTCGGGCATTTCATCACCGGCACGAGCCGGCTCGGGCTCGTGCAGGCCGCGCTCGCCCCGGAGGTCGCCCGCATCGGGGGCCTTCGTATTCTCGAGCCACCCTTCGACGCCACGCCGACGGCCAACGCGCTGTGGTGGCATCCGGTCCATGACCGTGATCCCGAGCACGCGTGGATGCGTTCGATCTTCATCGAGGCGGCGCGTGAGGTGCAGTCGGCGGTTGCCGCAGGCGATCGCTTCGTCGAGCCAATCGATGCTGCGCAGGCGCCGCTCAGCCCTTGA
- a CDS encoding alpha-hydroxy acid oxidase translates to MSTPLMTDAAELLDIEEVREAAEHVMPEAYRDFVNNRGMDKTLRDDISAWNAMHLRPRALVDVHDIDTSVSILGSRISMPIITAPFVGSSFVDPEGEIATARGAMAAGTITTLSMNGSRTPEQVGDVAAGFYWQQLYFVRDRDVVRDVVARAVASGASALCLTVDLPVMPSFPRPMRDAMGALFERWGEEEHMMYAVRDYRDKPFGATFPNPGITWADLEWVRGLSDLPLILKGVIRPEDAVLARDHGAAAVIVSNHAGQGLRASQPVAHALPGIVAAVGSDIEVYADSGIRTGADVLRALALGARSVLIGRPTLWGLAAAGAAGVERVLQILQAELAEVMAITGAARIGDVDRSVLGGGAAVTEPSNPAYTAYRYY, encoded by the coding sequence ATGTCGACACCATTGATGACGGATGCCGCGGAACTGCTGGACATCGAAGAGGTCCGCGAGGCGGCGGAGCACGTGATGCCAGAGGCGTACCGGGACTTCGTGAACAACCGGGGGATGGACAAGACCCTGCGGGATGACATCAGCGCGTGGAACGCGATGCATCTGCGGCCCCGCGCACTCGTCGACGTCCACGACATCGACACATCTGTGAGCATCCTCGGCTCACGCATCTCGATGCCGATCATCACCGCGCCGTTCGTCGGATCGAGCTTCGTGGATCCGGAGGGTGAGATCGCGACCGCCCGTGGCGCGATGGCCGCCGGCACGATCACGACGCTGAGCATGAACGGTTCTCGCACGCCGGAGCAGGTGGGCGACGTCGCGGCCGGCTTCTACTGGCAGCAGCTGTACTTCGTGCGGGACCGCGACGTCGTGCGCGATGTCGTCGCACGGGCCGTCGCCTCCGGTGCGTCGGCGCTGTGCCTGACGGTCGACCTCCCGGTCATGCCGTCGTTTCCGCGGCCCATGAGGGACGCGATGGGCGCGCTCTTCGAACGGTGGGGTGAAGAGGAGCACATGATGTACGCGGTGCGCGACTACCGTGACAAGCCGTTCGGCGCCACCTTCCCCAACCCCGGCATCACCTGGGCCGATCTCGAATGGGTGCGTGGGCTCTCCGATCTCCCGCTGATCCTCAAGGGCGTCATCCGCCCCGAGGATGCCGTCCTCGCGCGCGATCACGGTGCCGCCGCCGTCATCGTGTCCAACCATGCGGGACAGGGGCTTCGCGCCTCGCAACCGGTTGCTCACGCGCTGCCCGGCATCGTCGCCGCGGTCGGGTCGGACATCGAGGTCTACGCCGACAGCGGCATCCGGACCGGTGCGGACGTGCTGCGCGCCCTCGCCCTCGGCGCGCGGAGTGTGCTCATCGGCCGCCCGACGCTCTGGGGGCTCGCCGCCGCAGGAGCAGCCGGCGTGGAGCGCGTTCTGCAGATCCTGCAGGCCGAGCTCGCCGAGGTGATGGCCATCACCGGCGCCGCGCGCATCGGCGACGTCGACCGGTCGGTTCTCGGCGGGGGCGCGGCGGTCACCGAGCCCTCGAACCCGGCTTATACCGCATATCGCTACTACTAA
- a CDS encoding FAD-dependent oxidoreductase has translation MSSLHVLIAGGGIGGLALAQGLRKAGISCAVYESTPEIVQAGYRLHMNATGGNALEECLPENLYELYLRTSRRTPRREMFVMLDLQGEELGTRPHIGPPNDADRPHTAVNRRTLRQILALGLDDVLHFGRSAVGFDQDDEGVGLHFADGTSVTGDVLVAADGINSRIRRQLLPEVGIVDSGLHGMWSTAPLTDELAAALPEAVFDGFVIVDAGDGTIFALGVFDPRTPIRTAVDELVPGAAVDDVAPYVMVTHGNAFGVPVDPHSQGFVGTPEELHLMMRRDIAAGHRGLVELIDRVDTRTLAPVSVRHLQVAEPWPTTRVTLLGDAIHAMPPSMGAGANSALRDAAALVRALSAVDRGAASVHDALAEYEAGMRAEVFPIFRASTDPHAIDTDFRPDDVDFVEQR, from the coding sequence ATGTCGTCACTACACGTCCTGATCGCCGGTGGGGGGATCGGGGGGCTCGCGCTCGCGCAGGGTCTGCGGAAGGCGGGCATCAGTTGCGCGGTGTACGAGAGCACCCCCGAGATCGTGCAGGCGGGCTACCGGCTGCACATGAACGCGACCGGCGGGAACGCCCTCGAGGAATGCCTGCCCGAGAACCTGTACGAGCTGTATCTGCGCACCTCCCGCCGCACCCCGCGGCGCGAGATGTTCGTGATGCTCGACCTGCAGGGCGAAGAGCTGGGCACCCGGCCGCACATCGGGCCGCCGAACGACGCCGACCGTCCGCACACCGCGGTGAACCGGCGGACGCTGCGCCAGATCCTCGCTCTCGGCCTCGACGACGTCCTCCACTTCGGGCGCTCAGCGGTCGGGTTCGACCAGGATGACGAGGGGGTCGGACTCCACTTCGCGGACGGCACCTCGGTCACCGGCGATGTGCTGGTGGCAGCCGATGGCATCAACTCGCGCATCCGCCGGCAGCTGCTTCCGGAGGTGGGGATCGTCGATTCGGGCCTGCACGGCATGTGGTCGACTGCTCCGTTGACCGATGAGCTCGCGGCGGCGCTCCCCGAGGCGGTCTTCGACGGCTTCGTCATCGTCGATGCGGGTGACGGAACGATCTTCGCCCTCGGCGTCTTCGATCCGCGGACGCCGATCCGCACCGCGGTCGACGAACTCGTTCCGGGGGCGGCGGTCGACGACGTCGCTCCATACGTGATGGTCACCCACGGCAACGCGTTCGGCGTACCCGTCGACCCGCACTCACAGGGGTTCGTCGGCACCCCGGAAGAGCTGCATCTGATGATGCGCCGCGACATCGCGGCCGGGCACCGTGGGCTGGTCGAACTGATCGACCGCGTCGACACGCGGACGCTCGCACCGGTGTCGGTGCGGCACCTGCAGGTGGCGGAGCCATGGCCCACGACCCGCGTCACGCTGCTCGGCGATGCGATCCACGCGATGCCCCCGAGCATGGGCGCCGGCGCGAACTCCGCACTGCGGGATGCTGCAGCCCTCGTCCGCGCCCTTTCGGCGGTCGATCGCGGCGCGGCGTCGGTGCACGACGCGCTTGCCGAGTATGAAGCGGGGATGCGGGCCGAGGTGTTCCCGATCTTCCGAGCGTCGACCGACCCTCACGCGATCGACACCGACTTCAGGCCCGACGACGTCGACTTCGTCGAGCAGCGATGA
- a CDS encoding alpha/beta hydrolase: MPIETDLEFLVSGKALRGKLFVPEDSPQPPPVVILQGGLGGPAESNWGMAPAFAAAGLACLSYDHRNTGYSDGEPRQEFDPWQQCRDLRDIITHLALRDDVDAGRLGLWGVSIGGANSMFVAAMDTRVSAVVSIIPPVSGWSARSLQSPETLAELEARIPVDRLAQLEGAPAQTIRLHGKPTPGDPVMFSDQEGLEFVEKMIHGLPSFRNAITISTLDRIFEMEVTAYAERITAPLLMILATEDSVAPVEEAREMYARIPEPKELIEFPGQHYEILSQHFPEIIQRSTRWLADRLAG; encoded by the coding sequence ATGCCCATCGAAACCGACCTAGAGTTCCTCGTCTCAGGAAAGGCGCTACGCGGCAAGCTGTTCGTGCCGGAGGACAGCCCGCAGCCGCCACCTGTCGTGATCCTGCAGGGTGGTCTCGGCGGTCCCGCCGAGTCGAACTGGGGGATGGCGCCCGCGTTCGCTGCCGCGGGCCTCGCCTGCCTGTCGTACGACCATCGCAACACCGGCTACAGCGACGGCGAGCCGCGGCAGGAGTTCGACCCGTGGCAGCAGTGCCGTGACCTGCGCGACATCATCACGCATCTGGCGCTGCGCGATGACGTCGACGCCGGTCGTCTCGGCCTGTGGGGCGTGAGTATCGGCGGCGCGAACTCGATGTTCGTCGCCGCGATGGACACCCGCGTCTCGGCGGTGGTCAGCATCATCCCGCCGGTGAGCGGGTGGAGCGCACGGTCGCTGCAGTCACCCGAGACCCTCGCCGAACTCGAGGCACGTATCCCCGTGGACCGGCTCGCGCAGCTCGAAGGAGCGCCGGCTCAGACGATCCGGCTGCACGGGAAGCCCACGCCGGGCGACCCGGTCATGTTCAGCGACCAGGAGGGACTCGAGTTCGTCGAGAAGATGATCCACGGGCTGCCCAGTTTCCGGAACGCGATCACGATCTCGACGCTGGATCGCATCTTCGAGATGGAGGTCACCGCGTACGCCGAGCGGATCACCGCGCCGCTGCTCATGATCCTCGCCACAGAGGATTCGGTGGCGCCCGTCGAGGAAGCCCGGGAAATGTACGCGCGCATCCCCGAACCGAAAGAGCTGATCGAATTCCCGGGGCAGCACTACGAGATCCTCTCGCAGCACTTCCCGGAGATCATCCAGCGCAGCACGCGCTGGCTCGCTGACAGGCTCGCCGGCTGA
- a CDS encoding carbohydrate ABC transporter permease codes for MTVTIDENTTRTLTVPPKARRTPPPRNRARKPLISYGHWWWALPAVVLVIGVHYAATLTGGFFAFTNWTGLGDWEFIGLENFQRIFNDPQLLGAVWNTLFLAFGSVILTNVIGLLFALAINRTLKSRYILRTLLFMPVVLSPLAVAYVWKFIFQFNGPLNGLLGALGLEEFQKVWLADPTWSIWAILLTVVWQQTGFTMVIYLAGLASVPIEVEEAAALDGAGIWGRFWNVTVPAIRPSIAIATTLGIIQGLRIFDQILALTGGGPAGATETLATEVYKQAFSLGQFGFGSALALVLTVIILAFAILQQFATRDRDAGKA; via the coding sequence ATGACAGTGACGATCGACGAGAACACCACTCGCACGCTGACTGTGCCGCCCAAGGCTCGGCGCACGCCGCCCCCGCGCAATCGGGCGCGCAAGCCGCTGATCAGCTACGGGCACTGGTGGTGGGCGCTGCCGGCCGTCGTGCTCGTGATCGGCGTGCACTACGCCGCGACGCTCACCGGTGGGTTCTTCGCCTTCACGAACTGGACCGGCCTCGGCGACTGGGAGTTCATCGGCCTGGAGAACTTCCAGCGCATCTTCAACGACCCGCAGCTGCTCGGGGCGGTCTGGAACACCCTCTTCCTGGCGTTCGGGTCCGTGATCCTCACCAACGTGATCGGACTCCTGTTCGCGTTGGCCATCAACCGCACGCTGAAGTCGCGCTACATCCTGCGGACCCTGCTGTTCATGCCTGTCGTGCTCAGCCCCCTGGCCGTCGCCTACGTCTGGAAGTTCATCTTCCAGTTCAACGGTCCCCTGAACGGCCTGCTGGGTGCGCTGGGGCTCGAGGAATTCCAGAAGGTGTGGCTGGCCGACCCGACCTGGTCGATCTGGGCGATCCTGCTCACGGTCGTCTGGCAGCAGACCGGCTTCACCATGGTCATCTATCTGGCCGGCCTCGCGTCGGTGCCGATCGAGGTCGAAGAGGCCGCTGCGCTGGACGGCGCGGGCATCTGGGGCCGGTTCTGGAACGTCACCGTACCTGCCATCCGCCCGTCCATCGCCATCGCGACCACGCTCGGCATCATCCAGGGTCTGCGCATCTTCGACCAGATCCTCGCCCTGACAGGCGGCGGCCCTGCCGGCGCGACCGAGACGCTGGCCACCGAGGTCTACAAGCAGGCGTTCTCGCTCGGCCAGTTCGGGTTCGGTTCAGCGCTCGCGCTCGTGCTGACCGTCATCATCCTGGCCTTCGCCATCCTTCAGCAGTTCGCCACGCGCGACCGCGACGCCGGAAAGGCCTGA
- a CDS encoding alpha-L-rhamnosidase produces the protein MTKLGHLLVEQLDRPGGLWTARPRFSWQITQTTDTDVIQTAYELEVERADEPGTALRTGRVESRESVLVELAGFEARSATTYRWRVRCWTNTSAEPTDWAESTFETTLLHPEDWHARWVVPEQTPVRKDGAANFQELFSLHIDTPPEDRLLPAPYLRQPFHLDEAPIRARLYATAHGIYQAEINGTPVSDELFAPGVESYHVHLSFQAYDVTDRLSAGQNVLGVVLSDGWYAGRVGILGASRNYGDTLKAIWQLELAFADGSTRTIVSDDSARSSTDGPIRYADLAVGEGYDARIDWDGWSRAGFDDSTWTPVVEVELEQSLVPFVGEPVRRVLEVPAIEIIRTPAGENVVDFGQVIAGRVRFRVRGDRGQTVRLEHSEVLDQHGNYFNNIVGPNKDQTDVYTLAGDPAGETWEPLFTFHGFRFARLTGFGADASAEDFVAVVTASDLPVIGEFACSDERLNRLHANVRWSQRGNFLSIPTDCPQRERYGWTGDLQVFAPTAATNMSVGPFLSRWLRIVRDDQLPDGRIMNISPNPPQLDYLMQGPPPSYDDPMMLLASSAGWGDAVAIAPLVLFEHFADRRVIEENYPAMVAWAQYQIDSATSGLPPRLVGSDLTPAERHRQSLLWNNEPNFGDWLAPSTLRGPEGSQMNAPRRTGEVFGSIYHGRLMDVMAEVAGILGHSEDAERYAARARGAREAFAVEYIDESGRIPGDLQGSYVIALACGFVPDRLRTLVVDNLVQLIHDAGDHLDTGFLSVAFLLDALWDNGQRELARTLLFQDTAPSWLYEVAQGATTIWEGWEAIAPDGTVTDLSFNHYAFGCVDDWLYRRVAGLQLEGPAYRESLVEPDVTGLLTSAAASIETPYGWLASRWTRSEHGRVELSVQVPPNTTSTIRIPDAVRNVRINDRAVGSPTERSLAVGSGTTTIVFDLADLDREEQ, from the coding sequence GTGACGAAACTCGGCCACCTCCTCGTCGAGCAGCTCGATCGACCAGGAGGCCTGTGGACCGCGCGTCCGCGCTTCTCGTGGCAGATCACCCAGACGACCGATACCGACGTGATCCAGACCGCCTACGAGCTCGAGGTCGAGCGCGCGGACGAGCCCGGCACCGCGCTGCGGACCGGCCGCGTCGAATCGCGCGAGTCTGTCCTGGTCGAGCTGGCCGGCTTCGAAGCGCGGTCGGCGACGACCTACCGCTGGCGGGTACGCTGCTGGACGAACACGTCCGCCGAGCCGACGGACTGGGCCGAGTCGACCTTCGAGACGACCCTCCTGCATCCCGAGGACTGGCACGCGCGCTGGGTCGTCCCCGAGCAGACCCCCGTGCGCAAGGACGGTGCGGCGAACTTCCAGGAGCTCTTCAGTCTCCACATCGACACGCCGCCCGAGGATCGCCTGCTGCCCGCCCCGTACCTCCGGCAGCCGTTCCACCTCGATGAAGCGCCGATCCGAGCGCGCCTGTACGCCACCGCCCACGGGATCTACCAGGCGGAGATCAACGGTACGCCGGTCTCGGACGAGCTCTTCGCCCCGGGAGTGGAGAGCTACCACGTGCACCTGTCGTTCCAAGCCTACGACGTGACCGACCGGCTCTCCGCCGGGCAGAACGTGCTGGGCGTCGTGCTCTCGGACGGCTGGTACGCCGGGCGCGTCGGCATCCTCGGGGCCAGCCGCAACTACGGTGACACGCTGAAAGCGATCTGGCAGCTGGAGCTCGCGTTCGCCGACGGATCCACCCGGACGATCGTCTCGGACGACTCGGCGCGGTCGTCCACAGATGGACCGATCCGGTACGCCGACCTCGCGGTCGGCGAGGGCTACGACGCACGCATCGACTGGGATGGCTGGAGTCGGGCGGGTTTCGACGACTCGACCTGGACCCCTGTCGTCGAGGTCGAGCTCGAGCAGTCGCTCGTGCCGTTCGTCGGGGAGCCTGTGCGGCGTGTGCTGGAAGTGCCCGCGATCGAGATCATCCGGACCCCTGCGGGCGAGAACGTCGTGGACTTCGGACAGGTCATCGCCGGCCGCGTGCGCTTCCGGGTGCGAGGCGATCGTGGCCAGACCGTGCGGCTCGAGCACTCCGAGGTGCTCGACCAGCACGGGAACTACTTCAACAACATCGTCGGCCCCAACAAAGACCAGACCGACGTATACACGCTGGCGGGAGATCCCGCCGGCGAGACGTGGGAGCCGCTGTTCACCTTCCATGGGTTCCGCTTCGCGCGCTTGACCGGGTTCGGCGCCGACGCGTCCGCTGAAGACTTCGTGGCGGTCGTCACCGCATCCGATCTTCCCGTCATCGGCGAGTTCGCGTGCTCCGACGAGCGGCTGAACCGTCTGCACGCCAACGTGCGCTGGAGTCAACGAGGCAACTTCCTCTCCATCCCCACCGACTGCCCGCAACGCGAGCGCTACGGCTGGACGGGAGATCTGCAGGTGTTCGCGCCGACCGCGGCGACCAACATGTCGGTCGGCCCGTTCCTGTCGCGCTGGCTGAGGATCGTGCGCGACGACCAGCTTCCGGACGGCCGCATCATGAACATCTCACCCAACCCGCCGCAACTGGACTACCTCATGCAGGGGCCGCCGCCCTCGTACGACGACCCGATGATGCTGCTGGCCTCTTCCGCCGGCTGGGGAGATGCCGTCGCAATCGCGCCGCTAGTGCTGTTCGAGCACTTCGCCGATCGTCGCGTGATCGAGGAGAACTACCCGGCCATGGTCGCATGGGCGCAATACCAGATCGACAGCGCGACCTCGGGGCTGCCCCCGCGGCTGGTCGGCAGCGATCTCACTCCCGCCGAACGCCATCGGCAGAGCCTGCTCTGGAACAACGAGCCCAACTTCGGCGACTGGCTCGCCCCCAGCACCCTTCGGGGACCGGAGGGATCGCAGATGAACGCGCCGCGGCGCACCGGCGAGGTGTTCGGATCCATCTATCACGGTCGTCTCATGGACGTGATGGCAGAAGTCGCCGGCATCCTCGGGCACTCCGAGGATGCCGAGCGATACGCCGCGCGTGCGCGGGGCGCGCGGGAAGCGTTCGCGGTCGAGTACATCGACGAGAGCGGGCGCATCCCCGGCGACCTGCAGGGCTCCTACGTGATCGCACTCGCCTGCGGCTTCGTGCCCGACCGGCTGCGGACGCTCGTCGTGGACAACCTCGTCCAGCTCATCCACGACGCGGGCGACCACCTCGACACCGGGTTCCTCTCGGTCGCGTTCCTCTTGGATGCACTCTGGGACAACGGGCAGCGCGAGCTCGCCCGCACACTGCTGTTCCAGGACACGGCACCGTCATGGCTCTACGAAGTGGCGCAGGGCGCGACGACGATCTGGGAGGGCTGGGAGGCGATCGCGCCGGACGGCACTGTCACCGACCTTTCGTTCAACCACTACGCGTTCGGCTGCGTCGACGACTGGCTCTACCGTCGGGTCGCCGGCCTGCAGCTGGAAGGGCCCGCATACCGCGAGTCTCTGGTCGAGCCCGATGTGACCGGTCTCCTGACCTCCGCGGCGGCCAGCATCGAGACGCCCTACGGATGGCTCGCATCGCGGTGGACCAGATCCGAGCACGGCCGCGTGGAACTGTCTGTGCAGGTGCCTCCCAACACGACCAGCACGATTCGCATTCCGGACGCCGTGCGAAACGTCCGCATCAACGATCGTGCTGTCGGCTCGCCGACCGAACGATCGCTCGCAGTCGGTTCGGGAACGACGACCATCGTCTTCGACCTCGCCGATCTCGACCGAGAGGAACAGTGA
- a CDS encoding multidrug effflux MFS transporter yields MTSPTAAARTSISWLQLWTLALLAAVSPLATGMYLAAIPQMRVDLAASTTGVQLTITGFLAGLAVGQLVIGAVSDRTGRRAPLLVAGVACVLASAVCALAPTIEVLVAARFVQGFAGAAGIVLGRAIVADRADGTDSARVFSLLMTIGAVAPVLAPLLGGAILQSAGWREIFWVLTGIAVLMLAGSFFALPESLPAGRRAASWRVTWRDALAAASHRPYLGYTLCLVFSYSVLIAYVTGSPFVLQIGFGLTPLWYAVVFAANALGLTLGSLLNARLVRRVAARRLLSVGVVVQLSASGALLLLAAADLAGLPVVLVLLWVSVTALGFIAANATSLALGELSRGLGAASALLGAAQFGVAALAAPLVGIGGEVSTRSVALVMTIAGTLGLASLVILTRTTSAR; encoded by the coding sequence ATGACGTCTCCGACGGCCGCCGCGCGGACGAGCATCAGCTGGTTGCAGCTGTGGACGCTCGCCCTCCTGGCGGCAGTGTCACCGCTCGCGACCGGTATGTACCTGGCCGCGATACCGCAGATGCGCGTCGACCTGGCGGCGAGCACGACCGGTGTGCAACTGACGATCACCGGGTTCCTCGCCGGTCTGGCAGTCGGGCAGCTCGTCATCGGCGCAGTCTCGGACCGCACGGGAAGGCGTGCACCCCTGCTCGTGGCCGGGGTGGCCTGTGTGCTCGCCTCGGCGGTGTGCGCGCTCGCCCCGACCATCGAAGTGCTCGTGGCGGCGCGATTCGTGCAGGGGTTCGCCGGCGCGGCCGGCATCGTGCTCGGTCGTGCGATCGTCGCCGACCGAGCGGATGGGACAGACTCCGCTCGGGTCTTCTCCCTGCTGATGACCATCGGTGCGGTGGCGCCCGTCCTCGCGCCGCTGCTGGGCGGCGCGATCCTGCAGTCGGCCGGGTGGCGAGAGATCTTCTGGGTCCTGACGGGCATCGCCGTCCTGATGCTGGCAGGCTCCTTCTTCGCGCTGCCGGAGAGTCTTCCCGCGGGGAGGAGGGCGGCATCGTGGCGAGTAACCTGGCGAGACGCGCTGGCCGCGGCATCCCACCGCCCGTACCTCGGATACACCCTCTGTCTGGTGTTCTCCTACTCGGTGCTCATCGCGTACGTCACCGGCTCGCCGTTCGTGCTGCAGATCGGGTTCGGGCTGACCCCGCTGTGGTATGCCGTCGTCTTCGCAGCGAATGCACTCGGTCTGACGCTCGGCTCCCTCCTGAACGCGCGGCTGGTGCGCCGGGTCGCCGCGCGTCGTCTGCTCTCGGTCGGCGTGGTCGTGCAGCTGAGCGCCTCCGGAGCGCTGCTGTTGCTGGCCGCGGCAGACCTGGCGGGTCTGCCTGTGGTGCTGGTCCTGCTCTGGGTGTCGGTCACCGCGCTGGGTTTCATCGCCGCCAATGCCACCTCGCTCGCGCTCGGCGAGCTATCCCGTGGGCTCGGCGCGGCCTCCGCCCTGCTCGGTGCCGCCCAGTTCGGGGTCGCGGCCCTGGCCGCTCCGCTGGTCGGTATCGGCGGCGAGGTGAGTACGAGATCCGTGGCCCTGGTCATGACGATCGCCGGGACGCTCGGGCTCGCATCCCTCGTCATCTTGACACGCACGACGTCTGCGCGCTGA